The DNA window AAGAAAGCCGCTCATGAAGCCGTGATTCGCTCCTTGCGAACCGACCACCGTTCTGCGAAGTCCTGTCCCGATCGCACCGCGGATTACGGCGATGATAATGAAAATGATCACAACGATGACGAGCCCCATCGGGCCGCTGTCATCCGAGTTTCGTTTCCCGCGATGCGAACCGGTCCCTTTGAATTCCCCTTTGGCTGCGGCGGCGATCGAATCGATCGTTGCATTGATACCGCCGTAGAAATCGCCGTTGCGAAGCGCCGGCTTGAGAACATCGCGCAGAATGACTGACGCCAGCGCATCGGTAACCGTCGGCTCCATCCCGTAGCCGGTTGCGATGTAGGTCTTGTGTTCCTGCATAGCAATCAGCAGGATGACGCCGTTATTCTTCTTCGACTGACCGACTGCATTCTGCTTGCCGAGGGTTGTCGCATAATCGTTGATCTCTGCGCCGCCGAGTGTCTTGACGATCACCACGACGATCTGCGTCGAAGTAGAATCCTCATAGATCGCAAGCTTGCGCGAGAGTGCCTCGACTTGATCGGGCGTCAGTGTCGAGGTTTCATCGTAGACGCGCGTCGTCAGATGCGGAACATTGACGTCCGCGCGTGCACTCAATACAAAGAGAAATGCAGCGATTAACGCCGCAAGGATGGGGCGAAGCATAGTATATGAGCAACACCGAGACCTGGGGATAGGTGTCGCCCACCCCTCCCCGTAGTGGCTCAGTTTTGACTGTATTCTAAACGTCATTCTGAGCAACGCGAAGAATCCCTTGCTGAAACCTTGTGAGGCTCCGCCAAAGGGATTCTTCGCGTTGCTCAGAATCACAGCTCCTTACACCGTTTCAGACTGAGACACTACCCCACCCCCAACCAGTGCCGCCGCGAGCACCCAACGATCAACTGTTACGCGCCGAGCAATTTACTCTTAATCCCTGACGAAACAACTGCTTACTACACCGCGATCTGTCATTCGTACTATGTACTCACCACCAGATAGAGAAGGTATGGATTCTACCACTCGGCGTTCGCCCCCTCGAATCTCCCATGAGGCAATCCGCCTGCCTAGAATATCGAACAGATCGAGTTGGTAATCCGACTCGGCATTGCCTGAGCGAATGATTGTCAGATGTCCGTGAGCGATCCAGGCCGATATGCGCTCAGGGTCGCTCGGGGTAACCTGACCCACGACACCGGACACTGCATCGGCGGACAGCGTGGTGCTCTGTTTGCCGAGCGAAAGAGCATCGGCAGCAATATCCGTACGCCAATCAATTGTTGCATTATGAGCGTCGGTTGACTGAGGATGATAACATAGTGTCGCTGTGATGTACGTGCCGGGCCTGATCGGCATCGGATAGACCCAACTCGTTGCAGTCGAATCGACACTGAAGTTATTCGTATCGCTCAGGTCACCACGAAGGATATGCAGAACCTGTGTACCGACGTTTCGAAGCACCACTTGTCGACATTCTGTCGCCCCGACCGAGACGGGCCCGAATGCGATATCGTCAGCCTGTAGTATTCCCGTAGCGCCGATGCCTGTCAGCGAATAACGATAAAATGCGTCACACGGCGTACGGAGGATGACCTCCTCGTTAATCGATCCGGTATCATGTGGATGGAAGCAGATGTCAAGCCGCAGCGTATCCGCAGGGTGAAGCGTGATCGGCAGATTCGGTATGCTTTGCAACGAGTAGTTGCGCCCCGGATCGCTCAACCCAATATAATCGATCGGGACATCTTCGTTCGAGCCGGACGGATTGACCAAGTAAACGGTTGCGCACCGCTCGCTATCGAGCGGAAGCACTCCTGCATCAAATCCCTGGTTATTACCTCGCGTGTGAAACGGCGCCTGTGCTTGCAGCGAGAGCAACGGAGTGCCGAGATCGACATAGACCGATGCTCCCGAATTATCGTACACGGCGATCAACGCACTCCCGCTGTCGTGCGAATGCAACGGTTTTACGGCGAAACAATATTCGGTATCTGTCCCCGAGAGTACGATCTCACCAAGTTGCATCGGATCGACACTATTCTCAAATGCAATTTCCGGTCGCACATATTTCCATGAGCCGTCCTCTTGTTGTTGTGTCGAACGGATTTCTACGAATCGTATCCCGTTGTTCGGGCCCCCGCTGTCGTGTACACATACAGTCCAGGGTACGCAATCGCGCCGGACGCTCACGTGCAAGCGTGACTGTCCTGCTCGCAGCGATCGCAGCGCCATCCCGGCCGGTGCCGCATATTCATAGAACCGTGTGATGCCATTCCTGTCGATGAACGCTCCGTACGGATTGTAATAGCGCATCCCGTACGAATACACCATGAACGCAGAGCCACCCTTGTCCGGTCGTAGCCCTCCCCCTTCGACAAATCTGTATGTTCCCGCAGAAAGACGGATCTGCGCCGAAAACAGATTCGACATATTCAACGTCTTGACCGATGTCGATTGCATCGCGAACGCCGTACGAAGCGATTGCCATCCCCCGCCGTCGATACTGACAAGAATCGAATCCCCGAGATAGGCGCTCCGGCGGCCGATGATATTGACATAGTCGGTACCAAGCGAGTCGTACTGGTTCGGAGGGACACACACCGTGAATCGATTGGTCCATTGCGACATCGGAACGATCGTCATCATTTCCGGCGCAGTATACGGCGGGACACTCGTCTGTGAGCGCTGATCGAACTGCATCACTGAGATCGGATGGCCATTCGTGCTGTAGAACTCTTCGTTACTACCGATTGTGACGGGCGCACTTGCACCGGCAGTGTACGATACGAGGGTTTGTGCGTAGAGGCCATTGCCATGGCTCACCACAGTATTCGTCGTATCGACAGGATCGATCATGCCGATCGCACCCGTATAGGACACAACCTCGTCTCCCATGCCGGCATGAATTGTGCTCGGCTCTACAAACGGCGCTGCAATGTATCCTGCAGAATCGAAGCACATCCTTGGCACCAGTTGCTCGACCATGAAATTCGTCGACCCAAAATCTGTGTACAGGTCGCTGCCGCTCGTTGTTGCAGCCCCATGCGCAGCGATTACAACGATCGGTTTGTCTGCTACGACAGAACTTCCTGCCTCGGAACAGAATAGTCCTGATTGAATACGAACGGTGTACGATTGACCGCGCAACAACACGATCGAGAATGGGTGGTAGCTGCCGGTAGCGCTATCTCCGCATAGCACACCAGCGCGGCGCCGTTGCGTGGTTGCGACCGGTACGATCGTAATGTGCGTGCTATCCGACGTGGCGATGATCTCGAAGATATCGCTGCTCGGTTCTTCTATTACGTGCGGATAGGTACAGACGACATATTCCTTTCCTAATGCAGATCGTGGCAACGCCAGATACGCACCGCCAGCTCCGCTTCCTTCGGAATATACCATCACCGTAAGCGGTGTCTGCGATGTGATATGACATGTGCGGTACTCTGCGATTTCACCGACACGATTCGAAAGAACCTGAGACGAATCCAGCGGGACGATCCGGGCGTGACCGGGGTGGACCGCCAGATGCGACGCAAGGTGTTCGCTCCCATCCGATGCGAAATAGCTGATATTGACTGTATCCTCCGCGTCGCTCATCAAAAACATTTTGGCTGCGTAGCCGCTGGCGATCGTTTTTCCATTCACGAGAATCGGCAGATTATCCGAGAGGATCGACGGTGCGGGCATGCCAATATAGAATTCACGCCCGGCATTCGTAAGCTGCTGTGCGTACGGCACCGCGGCTGATAGCAAGAGGCACAGAAGTCCGCTCGCAACTGTGAGGCAATTATTTGCTATAGATCGCATCTTCTTCTTAGTTACTAATTACTGCACATGCAACACAATGCTACGATGCATGCGGTCGGTTTCGAATCGTACGATATATGTACCGGCGGCAAGATTTGAAAGCGCATACCGTCCACCGCTCCACCCTGGATCAAGCCGAATGCTCCAGACTTGGCGACCGATGAGATCGTACACGCATACGGATGCATACGCCGTCAACGTCGATGACGTATTGATATGGAGCGTTCCATCCGAGAACGAAGCCATCAACCCGATATCCTCCATCGGTTCGGCAGCGACGTCATCGACTGGGATAAATCCTCGCCCCATGAGATGCGAGATACGCGGCAACTCAGGCTCGACCGTATCGGCAACCGAAGTCAGCCACTCCATCTCTGTTCGAAGGGTATCGGCACGAGTCGGGCGGAAACAAACGGTGAAGGTCATCGTGTCGCCCTGGACAATACGATGCGGGAGCGAATACCCTTTCGGATTCGGCTTCACCCGGAAGTTGCTCGTATCGTTCAGTCGGTATCCATCGAGCCAGAGTGGCGCATTCCCGGTGTTGGTCACGACCAGTGTCGAACACACTTCTGCCCCGACCTTGGTGTCATGATATCGTATATCATCCACGTGAATATATCCGCTTGTTGCAACCGCGGACAGCCGGAATGTCTGCGAGCGGCATCCATATTCCACGACGACATCGGCATAAGATGTATCGAGAGCATGCGTCGTACAACAGAGTTCGAGCCAAACGGACGAATTCGCTTCGATGCGCAACGGGAATGCTGGAAGTGCATTGGTAATATGAAATGCAGACGTGTCACCAGTTATGCGGATCGAAGTGATCTCTGCAGATCCGGTCTCATACTGATTGGCATACAACCATAAATCTCCGCAGCGTGTACTGCCGAGCGTATCGGTGCCGAACGTGTATGTGCGATTTGCCCCATATCCTAATTGACCGCTCGGCTGAGCGTAGAGAGTCAGCAAGCCGCTAACTGGCACGATCATCCCCCGACCCGAATTGTCGTAAAAGGCGATCGAGCCGAAGGCGGTATCTGCCTGCGAGCGCTTGAGCACATCGAAACAATACTCCTGTTCTGCGCCATCGAGAACGATCTCACCTTTACCGAGCGGATCGAGCAGTGGATCGAACATCACGTTATGGGCAATGTCGTTGCCTGCGCCGGTTTCATAGTTTGCGTAGTTCAATAACTCGATATAGCGAATCCCGTTCGTTGCAGCGCCAGTCGAATGCAAGCAGACGTGCCAATGTGTACACTCGTCGGTAACATCTGCACTCATCGTGGGTCGCGGAATACTCGAGTTACCGTATGACATCCCGAGCGGGGACGCATATTCGGTGAAGAAATCGTCTCCGCTTTCGTCGAGTACGTCACCGTCCGGCGAATAGGCTCGCATTCCGTATCCGTAGGCCATCATTGGGAATGTAAGCGTGTCTTCACGATAGTACGGGTGCGCTTGTCCGGCCCGAGCATTGACGATGCGATAAGCTCCGGGCCCGATCGAGAGGATAAGTCCTCGTAGGTATGGTTCGTCCGGTACGGAGACCATCCGTTTCACGGAGATTCCTGCGCTTTGTAGTGTCGTAAATGCAGCGCCGTTCACCGAAACCAGCAGATTGCCCTGATCCCACTCCCACTTCGGGACGATGAGGGTGATATACGATGCGTACGAATTCATCCCAGTCGTAGGTGGTACGACGAATGCGAATTCGCTTTTCCACCTGCTCGACGGTACGAGGCTCATCATCGAGGGTGCAGGATACGGCCCGCTCGCACCTTGCATCCGCTGATCGTACATCATCGCGCCGAATGCCTGCGTCGATCGGTACGTCTGTGCCGTGGTTACCGACGATCTGCTCACGGCCGAGAACGGATTTACAGAAAGTGTCGCGCCGGTCGTTACTTCGTTCACTGTGGTGCTTGCCGATGGATTCAGGCCGACGATGCGAATCTCGTCGCCTTCCCCACCTTCAGCCGGTTGTCCGGAATCGACAAACGGAATGCTGATCACGGAAGACGTATCCCAGCATTCGGCGGGGATCAACTGCTCCATCATAAAATCTCGTCCTTCATCGTAGTGCGATCCGACACTCCCGGCCAGCGGGAACGCGTTCTCGTGCATTGCAAGTACGGCGACCGGTTTGTCGGCCGTTACCTGGCTTCCGGTGATATCGTTCGAGGCGTCGCTGCCATCGGAATAGATTGTGACCGATTGGCCCCGGTCGAGCACCACGTCGAACGGTCTTGGTGTTCCGTCGGACCCGGCACCGGAGATCGCCCCGATATGGCCACCGGCAGTGGTTGTCGATGGCGTGATCGTCACTCGGGTTGCATTCGAAGCGGCGATCACCTGAAAGCCGCCGCGCGATCGTTCGTTCGAGACGATCCCGCCGATTCCGGCAGGGTTGTCCGTGTAGCTCATGACGACATATCGTTTGCCCCAGCACTGCAACGGCAGCGCGAGATATGAGCCGCCGGCGCAGCCGCCACTGCTATAACACAACACCGAGATCGGCGCCGTCGCAACGATATGACAGGTGTTGTATGTCGCCTGGTCGGGCGCAACACTCGTGGTGCTCATCCTACCGAGATCCAGCGACACTTGTAGGGATGTGTTCGCCGAGACCCGGTAGGAGTGCGCACCAAATTCCGCACCATCCGTGCCGATATACGATACGGTCACCACATTCTCGCCAAGACTGGTAATCAGTGCGTTTACACCATATCGCGCAGTCCCGCCGACGAGCTGCGCTTCGACGCTCGGCGTCGCAATGCCGAGGAAATATTCTCGGCCGTCGCTCGGGATGCCCAGCTGTTGAGCGTGAATTGCGGCGGCGATGAGGATGAGAACGACTGCGAACCGGTAACGATAGTGCATAGACGAAGATTGTGGTCACGCATAATTGACCCGTCAGATGCACGAAGGTTGCAATGTTTTTTGAAAATTACATGGGCATCGATCTATACAAGCACAATGCGCACTCCGAACGGCGAGCGCTTGCAAC is part of the Bacteroidota bacterium genome and encodes:
- a CDS encoding T9SS type A sorting domain-containing protein, whose protein sequence is MHYRYRFAVVLILIAAAIHAQQLGIPSDGREYFLGIATPSVEAQLVGGTARYGVNALITSLGENVVTVSYIGTDGAEFGAHSYRVSANTSLQVSLDLGRMSTTSVAPDQATYNTCHIVATAPISVLCYSSGGCAGGSYLALPLQCWGKRYVVMSYTDNPAGIGGIVSNERSRGGFQVIAASNATRVTITPSTTTAGGHIGAISGAGSDGTPRPFDVVLDRGQSVTIYSDGSDASNDITGSQVTADKPVAVLAMHENAFPLAGSVGSHYDEGRDFMMEQLIPAECWDTSSVISIPFVDSGQPAEGGEGDEIRIVGLNPSASTTVNEVTTGATLSVNPFSAVSRSSVTTAQTYRSTQAFGAMMYDQRMQGASGPYPAPSMMSLVPSSRWKSEFAFVVPPTTGMNSYASYITLIVPKWEWDQGNLLVSVNGAAFTTLQSAGISVKRMVSVPDEPYLRGLILSIGPGAYRIVNARAGQAHPYYREDTLTFPMMAYGYGMRAYSPDGDVLDESGDDFFTEYASPLGMSYGNSSIPRPTMSADVTDECTHWHVCLHSTGAATNGIRYIELLNYANYETGAGNDIAHNVMFDPLLDPLGKGEIVLDGAEQEYCFDVLKRSQADTAFGSIAFYDNSGRGMIVPVSGLLTLYAQPSGQLGYGANRTYTFGTDTLGSTRCGDLWLYANQYETGSAEITSIRITGDTSAFHITNALPAFPLRIEANSSVWLELCCTTHALDTSYADVVVEYGCRSQTFRLSAVATSGYIHVDDIRYHDTKVGAEVCSTLVVTNTGNAPLWLDGYRLNDTSNFRVKPNPKGYSLPHRIVQGDTMTFTVCFRPTRADTLRTEMEWLTSVADTVEPELPRISHLMGRGFIPVDDVAAEPMEDIGLMASFSDGTLHINTSSTLTAYASVCVYDLIGRQVWSIRLDPGWSGGRYALSNLAAGTYIVRFETDRMHRSIVLHVQ
- a CDS encoding TPM domain-containing protein → MLRPILAALIAAFLFVLSARADVNVPHLTTRVYDETSTLTPDQVEALSRKLAIYEDSTSTQIVVVIVKTLGGAEINDYATTLGKQNAVGQSKKNNGVILLIAMQEHKTYIATGYGMEPTVTDALASVILRDVLKPALRNGDFYGGINATIDSIAAAAKGEFKGTGSHRGKRNSDDSGPMGLVIVVIIFIIIAVIRGAIGTGLRRTVVGSQGANHGFMSGFLSALFWSSIFRGGGRRGGDGWGGFGGGGSDGGGFSGFSGGGGDFGGGGAGGDW